The nucleotide window AGAAGGAGGCAGAATAGAGCGTGgtttttttgtaattttgggtTGTGCTTTAGAAGCTTTGTGGGAAGAGACTGGAAAAGCAATCTTCGGTTTATCTAACCCATTGCTGTTGAAACAGTCTGCAGATTGGAGAAATACTCTGATAGCTTCTTCCAATGAGCTCTGCTTTGCAAGGCAATCGGAGATAGTCTGATCGATCAGCCCTACGCTGTCCATGTAAGTGCAACAAGCGAGCTCGCCCTTCTTCACATGCATGTACCAAAGAAGCTCATTGGAAAACCAGTCTTTGCAAAGCTTTGCGTACAGCTCTTGGTCCAGTCTGTGCTCAAGTTTTTCAGCCAAGAATTTTAAATCCTCGGGAGTCGTATGATGGATGGTTTTATCGATCTGACTGTGTACCCAGTACTTAAACTCAGCAGATCCTTTGACCTTTTTTTCAATAAGATGCGCCGTGTGATATACCGAAAGCAGGACCTGCGCAGAGGGAAAGGCTTCCTTTAGAATATCCATTTGCTCAAAGGCTGTACCTATATAGATAACTTTTACTTTTATCCATTCTGAATTAAAGTATTTGAGCATTTTCAGCATTTTGGACATGTTCTTTGCATTATCTTCTTTTACAAACGAAAAATGAACTATTTTACCCATGCGTTCTTTGGTTTCCACCAGGAAGGAGTACAGAATGAACCCGTGTTTGCTTGAAACCCTGTGGATCAAAAGGCTCTCAGGGAACTTTTGGAACCAGTTAGTCATGCTACTCGTCTGGAAACATAGGTGCTCGAATTGCTTTTGGTCTCCGATGGTCAGTGCAATTTTAGAGTCATCATGTGCTTTCTGAAAGTCTCTTATAAAAGCGTCCAGATGGGAAACGGGATCTGTGGAAAGTTCTTCGGGAATGGGGCCTTCCGTAGTAGTAGATGTAGGTTTGCTGTGAGCTTCACCAATATCGTTCTGTTCTGAAGGCACATTACTCTGGGGCTCACATGGGGATGGGATGTCTcgatcttcctctggatcattttGCTTTACATTACTCTGGGGCCCGCATGGGGATGGGATGTCTCGTTTTTCCTCTGGATCATTTTGCTTCGCATTACTCTGGGGCTCGCATGGGGATGGGATGTCTcgatcttcctctggatcattttGCTTCACATTACTCTGGGGCTCGCATGGGGATAGGAGGTCTcgatcttcctctggatcattttGCTTGACATTATTCTGGAACCCGCATGGGGATGGGATGTCTCGATCTTCCTCTCGATCATTTTGCTTCTCATTACTCTGGGGCTCGCATGGGGATGGGATGTCTctatcttcctctggatcattttGCTTCACAGGAGACTGAGGCAGCCATTCATTGCAGATCTTCTCAGACGGGACCTCAGAGTCAGGTGGCAGGTTTTCGCCCATTTCAGGTGGATGAATGATATTTGCCTGAGGTGGATTTGTATTAGCCGAATGGTTGTGAGTTAAACATTCTTCTTTAACCACCAGACGATCTAGGTCCATGTCGTACTGCAGAAAGAAATAGGCTGGGCAGATGACGTTCTGGGGCTTTTTTTTACCATGGGGTCCGTGAAGCTTGGAGCAACAAAACTTCACCTCTGCGAATCTGGAAAAcagaaataaatacataaagaCAATGCAAATGTAAAATGTTTACCTGCTATAGAGAAGCTAGTTGGGAAAAGGCCCTTGAAATGGTGAGGAGGAGAGGGGGTTAAAGGTTGTGCTCACTTGAGAGGACTTGTGTTGGCTTTTTCGCCATCTTTGTGGTCTAGTCAAAAATTGGATTGGCTGAGGGCTCACTTAAAACCCTATACAGATGTAGCCAGCGCCATTGGCTAATAATGTAGCATGTCATGGCAAAGTGTTAGTCTGGCAGCTGTGAAATATCTCTTTttccctgtggtggtgctgcagtaaaaaaaaaaaaaaaaaacctttaatggCCATTGtccttataaaaaaaacttttgacatgtcagaattagtgattggtgggggtctgagtgttcagacctccactgatcagaaCAAGCTGGGAGAAGTGTGCACTCAGCACATTCTCTCCTGGCTCCGTAAACACGCCATTTAAGTCTATGAGCGTGTGTCTCCATCATGTGACACAGGTAGGGGGGgagggatggaggcagggagaggGGCGCTCGGCAGTGCAGATGTCTTCTGACTTATTCTCCTAATCAACGGGGGTTCGAGTTATATGTTGGCCTCCCACTGTAGTAGGCCAGTGCCGGACACGATAGTGAGAATGATGAGCACTTACCTGCTCCTCATGCTGTTTACCGCCATGCCATGTGGCTTACTCATAGTTCACAGTGTTAATGCAgtacttccaagctatacatcAGCATGCTGTCAAAGAAAGGCACACTGCTGAAAgtaccattcactttaatggcccAAACATAGTCAGCTAGTGAATACATTTACCGGGACTAAATTACATGGCCTGCTGCACTATTGAGTCCAGCTAAATAAATGTGTAGGTGTGGGAAGTGGGCCGAACAAAGTCACTTCAATAGTGCTCACTGGAGTGCACCACAGTATGCTATAGCTATAAAGCACTAACGCAGTTTGAACCAAGCCCAGCCAGACGGCATACCTGTAACAATTAACCGGAGGAGCAGCTAAATGGTGCTCAGTGTTTGGCATCGGCCCTCATGTGCCCAACAATATCAAGAAAGATCATCTGCACTCACTTTACGGCTTTTACTTCATTTTTGCAGCGAGCTCTGTCAGTAAAATGAAAACCGTTGTCAACAATTTTAATTATCGATTAGTTGAGTCTGCTCACCCGCCTGACATGTAGTTACAGCATCTGGGCAGATAAGgaccaaagtctgtccgggcatgatgggagttgtagttttgcaactgctggaggcaccctggtgtacGGAGAGGGCTCAGGACTTTAGGCCGCCATAGAACAGTACCCACTATCAGtttttaaccatttagatgctgctgtcaaaaCTGACTGTGGCATCTACACGGCCGTTACTAGTCATTGGCGGTGCAGCAGTCCCTTTCTGCTTCTCACGGCAGCAGATCTATCAGCACGGCAACCTGAGGCCTTAGCTAAGTCTAAGTAGCTGCCGGGACTCTGCTATGAATAGAGATCTATGCGGCTCTACCAATAGAGCGCAGATCTGATAGATCAATACAGGACATATAATCTGTATGAGCAATCGAAGGATTGCTCATACAAGTCTCTTAGgaggacaaaaaataaatactgtttaaaaaaaatgtaattggcaGTACTGCGTTAAGAATTTTTGGAAAACGTAAAATATAACATTGTTATTAGGGTTAtcggaaaaaaggaaaaacaatgcaaaacaaa belongs to Hyla sarda isolate aHylSar1 chromosome 13, aHylSar1.hap1, whole genome shotgun sequence and includes:
- the ZSWIM3 gene encoding zinc finger SWIM domain-containing protein 3 isoform X1, which translates into the protein MQRGTCFINYEDFRECFSAYKKETRSSYSIQSSVSVRHHNSRFKLNIRPDIIFAEVKFCCSKLHGPHGKKKPQNVICPAYFFLQYDMDLDRLVVKEECLTHNHSANTNPPQANIIHPPEMGENLPPDSEVPSEKICNEWLPQSPVKQNDPEEDRDIPSPCEPQSNEKQNDREEDRDIPSPCGFQNNVKQNDPEEDRDLLSPCEPQSNVKQNDPEEDRDIPSPCEPQSNAKQNDPEEKRDIPSPCGPQSNVKQNDPEEDRDIPSPCEPQSNVPSEQNDIGEAHSKPTSTTTEGPIPEELSTDPVSHLDAFIRDFQKAHDDSKIALTIGDQKQFEHLCFQTSSMTNWFQKFPESLLIHRVSSKHGFILYSFLVETKERMGKIVHFSFVKEDNAKNMSKMLKMLKYFNSEWIKVKVIYIGTAFEQMDILKEAFPSAQVLLSVYHTAHLIEKKVKGSAEFKYWVHSQIDKTIHHTTPEDLKFLAEKLEHRLDQELYAKLCKDWFSNELLWYMHVKKGELACCTYMDSVGLIDQTISDCLAKQSSLEEAIRVFLQSADCFNSNGLDKPKIAFPVSSHKASKAQPKITKKPRSILPPSQSYVPPKRKKGSKQPSKNTCNGFVLPPQSSVWRPIQLANKMLLSLKEYCNDIGFQLCWKEWEVVQKSTCLINVLPDFTIVQLLEETHKVSMSGHSCTCYFSKDYRLPCRHILSMLYACKKPVEENMVSVRWRKDYVKPLSDFKVYITVTTSSNYTESKAKAMARMGKIKNLAKEFYNLLTQCDGQEMQARISTLQTIVGLWRGDSSSDKLCPAQDQATELPYRWVKKEPIEGENGFGYELCRLDPKLPLN
- the ZSWIM3 gene encoding zinc finger SWIM domain-containing protein 3 isoform X2 encodes the protein MDLDRLVVKEECLTHNHSANTNPPQANIIHPPEMGENLPPDSEVPSEKICNEWLPQSPVKQNDPEEDRDIPSPCEPQSNEKQNDREEDRDIPSPCGFQNNVKQNDPEEDRDLLSPCEPQSNVKQNDPEEDRDIPSPCEPQSNAKQNDPEEKRDIPSPCGPQSNVKQNDPEEDRDIPSPCEPQSNVPSEQNDIGEAHSKPTSTTTEGPIPEELSTDPVSHLDAFIRDFQKAHDDSKIALTIGDQKQFEHLCFQTSSMTNWFQKFPESLLIHRVSSKHGFILYSFLVETKERMGKIVHFSFVKEDNAKNMSKMLKMLKYFNSEWIKVKVIYIGTAFEQMDILKEAFPSAQVLLSVYHTAHLIEKKVKGSAEFKYWVHSQIDKTIHHTTPEDLKFLAEKLEHRLDQELYAKLCKDWFSNELLWYMHVKKGELACCTYMDSVGLIDQTISDCLAKQSSLEEAIRVFLQSADCFNSNGLDKPKIAFPVSSHKASKAQPKITKKPRSILPPSQSYVPPKRKKGSKQPSKNTCNGFVLPPQSSVWRPIQLANKMLLSLKEYCNDIGFQLCWKEWEVVQKSTCLINVLPDFTIVQLLEETHKVSMSGHSCTCYFSKDYRLPCRHILSMLYACKKPVEENMVSVRWRKDYVKPLSDFKVYITVTTSSNYTESKAKAMARMGKIKNLAKEFYNLLTQCDGQEMQARISTLQTIVGLWRGDSSSDKLCPAQDQATELPYRWVKKEPIEGENGFGYELCRLDPKLPLN